One window of Pocillopora verrucosa isolate sample1 chromosome 9, ASM3666991v2, whole genome shotgun sequence genomic DNA carries:
- the LOC136283272 gene encoding cholinesterase-like: MNWGLVFVVTFANLFASKSTRAEPEEIQNSPVVHTESGAVIGKIEVLPNGKSVYEYLGIPYAEPPVEGLRFAAPKPIKPWTGIKQATEFGATCGQPALNYPNAGLFHPGSDEEDCLFLNVFVPSTIKPDEKMVVMVFIYGGGYTEGSSSSYPGAVLAAFNDVIFLSFNYRIGILGFFNVPGTDITGNYGMLDQVLALKWVQNNIASLGGDPNKVTIFGESVGGNSVSLHLISPLSKGLFQRAIIQSGAASSPLFCGKVTQPKQLELFAKAINCPFTLGLGLVECARGKSANEIIKGQEGVSHANYHGPLDILAPVVDGHFLPDLPENLFNTGKFHSEVDVITGFTDNEGAMMAMFLPQLVQNGTSLDTFKYLVTKGLLYAREKSKLIEDFILFEYTNHADPDDKAAHRQSLMDVIGDAYFVAPALLEANALAKGGRPPFVYVFDYQAVFSPLPEWFGAVHGMDVPFVFGAPFQSLSEPIIDKLASRFSDIEKGLSLYVMKMWTDFAKYGSPTPRESGPSPVTWPKFTEQDQEYLIIGLKPKTKRRYRARRVKFWNEIVPKLTELSQMQKKEVKTQTTKDEL, from the exons ATGAATTGGGGGTTAGTTTTCGTAGTCACGtttgcaaatctttttgcttcaaaatcAACTCGAGCTGAACCCGAGGAGATTCAGAATTCCCCCGTCGTTCACACCGAGTCTGGAGCAGTTATCGGTAAAATTGAAGTCCTTCCAAACGGTAAATCAGTGTATGAGTATCTTGGTATCCCATATGCAGAGCCTCCAGTTGAAGGGTTGAGGTTTGCAGCTCCAAAGCCCATCAAACCTTGGACGGGGATAAAACAAGCCACTGAGTTTGGAGCAACTTGTGGACAACCGGCATTGAACTATCCTAATGCCGGCCTTTTTCATCCAG GGAGTGATGAAGAGGACTGTCTTTTCCTGAACGTTTTCGTTCCATCGACAATTAAACCCGACGAAAAGATGGTTGTGATGGTTTTTATTTATGGCGGTGGATACACGGAAGGTTCCTCTTCTTCGTACCCTGGTGCAGTCTTGGCCGCCTTCAATGATGtaatttttctgtcatttaatTACCGAATAGGAATACTGGGATTTTTCAACGTTCCTGGCACTGATATCACAGGAAATTATGGGATGCTGGATCAG GTTCTGGCATTGAAGTGGGTTCAAAATAACATTGCGAGTTTAGGTGGCGATCCAAACAAAGTGACCATATTTGGTGAAAGTGTTGGGGGAAATAGTGTCTCCCTCCATTTAATCTCGCCATTATCCAAAGGCCTCTTTCAAAGAGCCATCATACAAAGTGGCGCAGCCTCTTCGCCTTTATTTTGTGGAAAAGTCACTCAGCCAAAACAGTTGGAACTTTTTGCAAAGGCTATAAACTGTCCCTTCACTTTGGGGTTAGGTTTGGTGGAGTGTGCACGAGGTAAATCAGCTAATGAAATCATCAAAGGACAGGAAGGAGTTTCTCATGCTAATTATCATGGCCCACTTGACATCTTAGCTCCTGTAGTTGATGGCCACTTTCTGCCAGATCTGCCTGAAAATCTGTTTAACACCGGCAAATTTCATTCAGAAGTTGACGTAATTACTGGTTTCACTGACAACGAAGGTGCTATGATGGCCATGTTCTTGCCACAACTGGTCCAAAATGGAACGAGTCTGGACACCTTCAAATATCTTGTAACGAAAGGATTGCTTTATGCTCGGGAAAAGAGTAAACTAATAGAGGACTTTATCTTATTCGAGTATACTAACCATGCAGACCCCGATGACAAGGCTGCCCATCGACAATCATTGATGGACGTCATTGGTGATGCATATTTTGTAGCGCCTGCCCTACTTGAAGCCAATGCTTTAGCAAAG GGAGGGAGGCCGCCATTTGTATACGTTTTCGATTACCAGGCAGTCTTCTCGCCTTTGCCTGAGTGGTTTGGAGCTGTGCATGGCATGGATGTCCCGTTTGTGTTCGGTGCACCTTTTCAAAGCTTGTCGGAACCGATCATTGATAAGCTGGCATCAAGATTTTCTGACATTGAAAAAGGGCTGAGCTTGTATGTCATGAAAATGTGGACGGACTTTGCCAAATATGG ATCCCCGACGCCCCGCGAGTCAGGACCTTCACCCGTCACTTGGCCTAAATTTACAGAGCAAGACCAGGAATATCTTATCATTGGCTTGAAACCAAAGACTAAACGCAGATACAGGGCAAGAAGAGTGAAATTTTGGAATGAGATTGTTCCTAAACTGACGGAGTTATCACAAATGCAGAAGAAGGAAGTTAAAACGCAAACAACAAAAGACGAGCTGTAA